From the genome of Candidatus Promineifilum breve, one region includes:
- the pstC gene encoding phosphate ABC transporter permease subunit PstC, giving the protein MSSEALVNQSARAAKNEEIDVAAQLARRPRVGERIIEGLLFAAGVISILTTAGIVLVLFRDAIDFFLLDEVTLTEFLTGTRWLPQGGAFGIWPLLTSTLVVSAIAMLVGIPLGFFTAIYLSEYASPRFRAMLKPVLEILAGIPTVVLGYFALTFVTPFLRSIFGDEVVKIYNMASAGIVVGILTVPLIASLSEDALHAVPDSLRQAAYGLGATRMEASLKVVAPAALSGISAAVVVAASRAVGETMIVALAAGAGPNFTLNPFESAETMTGYMVRISGGDLSYGSIDYQSIFAIGLVVFLLTLLLNIVSQRVVKRFREVYE; this is encoded by the coding sequence ATGAGCAGTGAGGCTTTAGTGAATCAATCGGCGCGAGCAGCGAAAAACGAAGAGATCGACGTCGCCGCCCAACTCGCCAGGCGCCCCCGCGTCGGCGAGCGCATCATCGAGGGCCTTCTCTTCGCCGCCGGGGTCATCTCTATTCTGACCACGGCCGGCATCGTCCTGGTCCTCTTCCGCGACGCCATCGACTTCTTCCTGCTGGACGAAGTGACCCTGACCGAATTCCTGACCGGCACGCGCTGGCTGCCCCAGGGCGGCGCGTTCGGCATCTGGCCGCTGTTGACCTCGACCCTGGTCGTCAGCGCCATCGCCATGCTGGTCGGCATCCCGTTGGGCTTCTTCACGGCCATCTATTTGAGCGAGTACGCCTCGCCCCGCTTCCGCGCCATGCTGAAGCCGGTGCTGGAAATCCTGGCCGGCATCCCCACCGTGGTGCTGGGCTACTTCGCCCTGACCTTCGTCACCCCCTTCCTGCGCTCCATTTTCGGCGATGAGGTGGTGAAAATCTATAACATGGCCTCGGCCGGCATCGTCGTCGGCATCCTGACCGTGCCGCTCATCGCCAGCCTCAGCGAGGACGCGCTCCACGCCGTGCCCGATTCGCTGCGGCAGGCGGCCTATGGCCTGGGGGCGACGCGCATGGAGGCCAGCCTGAAAGTCGTGGCGCCCGCGGCGCTGTCGGGCATCTCGGCCGCCGTGGTCGTGGCCGCCTCGCGCGCCGTGGGCGAGACGATGATCGTGGCCCTGGCCGCCGGGGCGGGGCCGAACTTCACCCTCAACCCGTTCGAGTCGGCCGAGACGATGACCGGCTACATGGTGCGCATCAGCGGCGGCGATTTGAGCTACGGCTCCATCGATTACCAGAGCATCTTCGCCATCGGCCTGGTCGTCTTCCTGCTCACGCTGCTGCTCAACATCGTCAGCCAGCGCGTCGTCAAGCGCTTCCGCGAGGTGTACGAATGA
- the pstA gene encoding phosphate ABC transporter permease PstA: MIGGNNIAHRVRADLYPEGEEVNALIHKRRRTGMIWRNIFRGATLAAIVILSILLIKILNDTVGLVAEESVVSESALLAAWAESSGTTPVAALGDLAYDDLVALYAANVSRGRCRAVEREQRFFADSFACEDPDLFAQVCASDTPAAACALGPRDAAGVQQLIRADVIQPTVVATWNGIESIFNREAIMAEAAAQYPAATVYFKSWLSWSFITSPQSSYAETAGIRTAILGTLWVVGIAVLFSFPLGVGAAVYLEEYADKRNRLTGIIQTNINNLAGVPSIIYGLLGLAVFVRLLEPLTSGALFGVTTDAASANGRTVLSAGLTLGLLGLPVIIISAQEAIRAVPGSLRQASYGLGATRWQTVRSHVLPNAIGGILTGVILSMSRIIGETAPLVVIGASTYITADPTGPFSKFTTLPSQIYQWTARPQETFRDLAAATIVVLLLLLLMLNATAIYLRDRYSRRLG, encoded by the coding sequence ATGATCGGCGGCAACAACATCGCCCATCGGGTGCGGGCCGATCTCTACCCCGAGGGCGAGGAAGTCAACGCCCTGATCCACAAGCGCCGCCGCACCGGCATGATCTGGCGCAACATCTTTCGCGGGGCCACGCTGGCGGCGATTGTCATCCTGTCCATCCTGCTGATCAAGATCCTCAACGACACGGTGGGGCTGGTGGCCGAGGAGAGCGTCGTCAGCGAGAGCGCTCTGCTGGCCGCCTGGGCCGAATCGAGCGGCACAACCCCCGTCGCGGCGCTGGGCGATCTGGCCTATGACGACCTGGTGGCCCTCTATGCCGCCAACGTCAGCCGCGGCCGCTGCCGGGCCGTGGAGCGCGAGCAGCGCTTCTTCGCCGATTCATTCGCCTGCGAAGACCCCGACCTCTTCGCCCAGGTCTGTGCCTCGGACACGCCGGCCGCCGCCTGCGCCCTGGGGCCGCGCGACGCCGCCGGTGTGCAGCAGCTCATCCGCGCCGACGTCATCCAGCCGACCGTGGTGGCGACGTGGAACGGCATCGAGTCGATCTTCAACCGCGAGGCCATCATGGCCGAGGCCGCCGCGCAATATCCCGCGGCCACGGTCTACTTCAAGTCGTGGCTGTCGTGGTCGTTCATCACCAGCCCGCAATCGAGCTACGCCGAGACGGCCGGCATCCGCACGGCCATCCTGGGTACGCTGTGGGTGGTGGGCATCGCCGTGCTGTTCAGCTTTCCGCTGGGCGTGGGCGCGGCCGTCTATCTGGAAGAGTACGCCGACAAGCGCAACCGCCTGACGGGCATCATCCAGACCAACATCAACAATCTGGCCGGTGTGCCGTCGATTATCTACGGCCTGCTGGGGCTGGCGGTGTTCGTGCGCCTGCTGGAGCCGCTGACCAGCGGCGCGCTGTTCGGCGTGACCACCGACGCGGCCTCGGCCAACGGCCGCACCGTGCTGTCGGCCGGGCTGACGCTGGGCTTGCTGGGGCTGCCGGTCATCATCATCAGCGCCCAGGAAGCCATCCGCGCCGTGCCCGGTTCGCTGCGCCAGGCCAGCTACGGCCTGGGGGCCACGCGCTGGCAGACGGTGCGTAGCCACGTCTTGCCCAACGCCATCGGCGGCATCCTGACCGGCGTCATCCTGTCCATGTCGCGCATCATCGGCGAGACGGCCCCGCTGGTGGTCATCGGCGCCTCGACCTATATCACCGCCGACCCCACCGGCCCGTTCTCCAAATTCACCACCCTGCCGTCGCAAATTTACCAATGGACGGCCCGGCCGCAGGAAACCTTCCGCGACCTGGCGGCGGCGACCATCGTTGTGTTGCTGCTGCTGCTATTGATGCTGAATGCCACGGCCATCTATTTGCGCGACCGCTATAGCCGGCGGTTGGGTTAA
- the pstB gene encoding phosphate ABC transporter ATP-binding protein PstB, with the protein MTTHPNGDFAIEARDLNIFYGQFRAVKNIDLQFRPRQITALIGPSGCGKSTVLRAFNRMNDLIPSARAEGEILFHGKNIYDDDVDPVEVRRRVGMVFQKPNPFPKTIYENVAWGARINGFKGNKADMDALVEQTLRDAAVWDEVKDKLGQSGLSLSGGQQQRLCIARTIAIRPEIILMDEPASALDPISTLRIEELIQELKQNYTILIVTHNMQQAARASDFTAFFNMDSDRAGYLVEYGPTSDLFTNPKNELTEQYITGRFG; encoded by the coding sequence ATGACGACTCATCCTAATGGCGATTTCGCCATCGAGGCCCGCGATCTGAACATCTTCTACGGCCAGTTCCGGGCTGTGAAGAATATCGACCTGCAATTTCGGCCGCGGCAGATCACGGCCCTCATTGGCCCGTCGGGCTGCGGCAAGAGCACCGTGCTGCGGGCCTTCAACCGCATGAACGATCTCATCCCGTCGGCCCGCGCCGAGGGGGAGATCCTTTTCCACGGCAAGAACATCTACGACGACGACGTCGATCCGGTCGAAGTGCGCCGCCGGGTGGGCATGGTCTTCCAGAAGCCCAACCCGTTTCCCAAGACCATCTACGAAAATGTGGCCTGGGGGGCGCGCATCAACGGCTTCAAGGGCAACAAGGCCGACATGGACGCGCTGGTGGAGCAGACCTTGCGCGACGCGGCGGTGTGGGACGAGGTGAAGGACAAGCTGGGCCAGAGCGGCCTGTCGCTGTCGGGCGGCCAGCAGCAGCGGCTGTGCATCGCCCGCACCATCGCCATCCGGCCGGAGATCATCCTGATGGACGAGCCGGCCTCGGCCCTCGACCCCATCTCCACCCTGCGTATTGAGGAGCTGATCCAGGAGTTGAAGCAGAACTACACCATCCTGATCGTCACCCACAACATGCAGCAGGCGGCACGGGCCTCGGACTTCACCGCCTTTTTCAACATGGACAGCGACCGCGCCGGCTATCTGGTGGAGTATGGCCCCACCAGCGACTTGTTCACCAACCCGAAGAATGAACTGACCGAGCAATATATTACCGGGCGATTCGGATAA
- the phoU gene encoding phosphate signaling complex protein PhoU has translation MRQTFDRDLQRLQDEVLRMGSEVEEHLVTVTNAFLARDAVTAQRMIDADKSINERRVQVGLDALTLIAIQSPMARDMRLIAAILEIVGELERIHDYVKGIGKISLSLGREPIPAPLARDLPEMAEIAREMLFQALKAFANRDETLARRVPAMDDRVDELFNHLYGEIVALVTADATQIHRANQLEWALHNMERSADRTINICEWVVYMVTGVYSEMSMGEYEAPPG, from the coding sequence ATGCGCCAAACATTCGACCGCGATCTACAACGCCTGCAAGACGAGGTCTTGCGGATGGGCAGCGAGGTGGAGGAGCATCTGGTCACCGTGACCAACGCCTTCCTGGCCCGCGACGCCGTGACTGCCCAGCGCATGATCGACGCCGACAAGTCGATCAACGAGCGCCGGGTGCAGGTCGGCCTCGACGCGCTGACCCTCATCGCCATCCAGTCGCCCATGGCCCGGGACATGCGCCTCATCGCCGCCATCCTGGAGATCGTCGGCGAACTGGAGCGCATCCATGATTATGTCAAGGGAATCGGCAAGATCAGCCTCAGCCTGGGGCGCGAGCCGATCCCCGCGCCGCTGGCCCGCGACCTGCCGGAGATGGCGGAGATCGCCCGCGAGATGCTCTTCCAGGCGCTGAAGGCCTTCGCCAACCGGGACGAGACGCTGGCCCGGCGCGTGCCGGCCATGGACGATCGCGTGGACGAGTTGTTCAACCATCTCTACGGCGAGATCGTGGCCCTGGTGACGGCCGACGCGACCCAGATTCACCGCGCCAACCAACTGGAGTGGGCGCTGCACAATATGGAGCGCTCGGCCGACCGGACGATCAACATCTGCGAGTGGGTAGTCTACATGGTAACCGGCGTCTACTCGGAGATGAGCATGGGCGAGTATGAGGCCCCGCCGGGATAA
- a CDS encoding cyclic nucleotide-binding domain-containing protein yields the protein MTATIEIFKYEKNVAEFAAGAAVFSLGDAGDLMYVIQSGEVEVSVNGRVIDTLGPGGVFGEMALIDHAPRTATVTAKTDCRLVPIDEPRFLNHVHRTPFFALQVMRIMNERLRRRMSDAG from the coding sequence ATGACTGCAACCATCGAAATATTCAAGTACGAAAAGAATGTGGCCGAATTCGCCGCCGGGGCAGCGGTATTCTCTCTGGGCGATGCCGGCGATCTGATGTACGTCATCCAGAGTGGCGAGGTCGAGGTCAGCGTCAACGGCCGCGTCATCGACACGCTGGGGCCGGGCGGCGTGTTCGGCGAGATGGCCCTCATCGACCACGCGCCGCGCACGGCCACCGTGACGGCCAAGACCGATTGCCGCCTGGTGCCCATCGACGAGCCGCGCTTCCTGAACCACGTCCACCGCACGCCGTTCTTTGCCCTACAGGTGATGCGCATTATGAACGAGCGGCTGCGGCGGCGGATGAGTGATGCTGGATAA
- a CDS encoding TolB family protein has protein sequence MATLAVGCTSPAADAPAILFLRPPDDGGAGQLFVQPLGGDARQLTGTADPSAPEVIDYAPAPDGERIVYATQAGSDTALRLVEPDGGGDRLLLECPAAECAAPVWSLDGLRLLFERRPLDDGLPGQPRLVWLDPDTGATQPLITGAPPAQGARFSPGGDWLSYVSPGDAGIVLYRLADGAQRLLPSRAGAPAAWSPDGAAVVYGDLVPTAHAGDAAGAPPLETAGVYLYRTLLAEEGSRQRLSPEAAVSDSAAAFAPDGQWLAFTRAPAETDAARQLWLMRPDGSEARALTADAAISHGPPRWSADGRTLLYQRLDASPETTSTPRPSIWQLDIATGAATLVVEDGYLPVWLP, from the coding sequence ATGGCAACGTTGGCGGTGGGCTGCACCAGCCCCGCGGCCGACGCGCCGGCGATCCTCTTCCTGCGCCCGCCCGACGACGGCGGCGCGGGCCAACTGTTCGTGCAACCCCTCGGCGGCGACGCCCGCCAACTGACCGGCACGGCTGACCCTAGCGCGCCGGAAGTCATCGACTACGCCCCCGCGCCCGACGGCGAGCGGATTGTCTACGCCACACAGGCCGGAAGCGACACGGCCCTGCGGCTGGTTGAACCGGACGGCGGCGGCGACCGGCTGCTGCTGGAATGCCCGGCGGCCGAATGTGCCGCGCCGGTCTGGTCGCTCGACGGCCTGCGGCTGCTGTTCGAGCGGCGGCCACTGGACGACGGCCTGCCCGGCCAGCCGCGCCTTGTCTGGCTCGACCCGGACACGGGCGCGACCCAGCCGCTGATCACCGGCGCCCCCCCGGCCCAGGGCGCGCGCTTCTCGCCGGGCGGCGACTGGCTCAGCTACGTCTCGCCGGGCGACGCGGGCATCGTTCTCTACCGGTTGGCCGATGGCGCGCAACGGCTGCTGCCCAGCCGGGCCGGCGCGCCCGCGGCCTGGAGTCCCGACGGCGCGGCCGTGGTCTATGGCGACCTCGTGCCCACCGCCCACGCGGGCGACGCGGCCGGCGCGCCGCCGCTGGAGACGGCCGGGGTCTACCTCTATCGCACCTTGTTGGCCGAAGAGGGGTCGCGCCAACGGCTCAGCCCGGAAGCGGCCGTCAGCGACAGCGCGGCGGCCTTCGCGCCCGACGGCCAATGGCTGGCCTTCACCCGCGCCCCGGCCGAGACGGACGCCGCCCGGCAGCTGTGGCTGATGCGCCCCGACGGCAGCGAGGCGCGGGCGCTGACGGCCGACGCCGCGATCAGCCACGGCCCGCCGCGCTGGTCGGCCGATGGGCGGACGCTGCTCTACCAGCGGCTGGACGCCTCCCCCGAAACCACCTCCACACCTCGCCCCTCAATCTGGCAACTCGACATAGCTACAGGCGCGGCGACGCTGGTGGTAGAGGATGGATATTTGCCGGTGTGGTTGCCGTAG
- a CDS encoding DUF4160 domain-containing protein, which produces MPTVLREGRYRFAFFSNENREPPHVHVKVGDDQAKFWLDPVELAVNYGFKAHELNEMERIINRHQADFLEAWYEHFS; this is translated from the coding sequence ATGCCCACAGTTCTTCGAGAAGGTCGTTATCGGTTCGCCTTTTTTAGCAATGAAAATCGCGAACCGCCGCATGTGCATGTAAAAGTTGGTGATGACCAGGCTAAATTCTGGCTCGATCCGGTTGAATTGGCCGTCAATTATGGGTTTAAGGCCCATGAGTTAAACGAGATGGAGCGCATTATCAATCGGCATCAAGCCGATTTCCTGGAGGCATGGTATGAGCACTTTAGCTGA
- a CDS encoding DUF2442 domain-containing protein → MSTLAETNLTIKRTFRRAYVPQTALAQSIEFADDLMQVSLTDGRIISVPVIWFPLLHEATPEQRTRYEIGGGGVSLHWPEIDEDLSVASLLAGGDWQSA, encoded by the coding sequence ATGAGCACTTTAGCTGAGACGAATCTCACCATTAAACGAACATTCCGCCGCGCCTACGTGCCCCAGACGGCGCTCGCCCAATCCATCGAATTTGCCGACGACTTGATGCAAGTATCTTTGACGGACGGCCGCATCATCAGTGTGCCGGTCATCTGGTTTCCATTGCTTCACGAGGCCACGCCCGAACAGCGAACGCGCTACGAGATCGGCGGCGGCGGGGTCAGTTTGCACTGGCCGGAGATAGACGAAGACCTGTCAGTGGCCAGTTTGCTGGCTGGTGGGGATTGGCAATCGGCATAA
- a CDS encoding LpqB family beta-propeller domain-containing protein, whose product MSLISVNRSRTARVLLFVVLLAGVSLLSAAPQAYYKLSTNGPLPIGGDVGDFLISADGQTTVYRAGQEVDNRRDLYAVPTDGSGDPVRLSALPDSGRNVDFFAISPDNAHAVYLADQDTNGLVELYSVPLDGGPPVKLNGPLVEDGEVDWFQISPDGSRVVYRAEADSANVTELFSAPIAGGAAAVKLNAPLPPDGAAYNFAISPDSLYVVYVGDQTTTDVGELYRVPIGGGEPAKLNDPLPPGGSVYDFKISPDSATVLYLADQDSNDVTELYAVPLVDDVAASQKINGPLTPGGNVGFGSTFYISPDSQRVIYLADQDTYNVFELYSAPISGGSWIKLNGPLTPGGGVNWIWPPLISPDGNHVVYNADQDTNNVDEIFSVPIAGGPPVKLNGPLLAFLIYDFAISPDSSRVVYRAYQSSAQTNELYSVPLTGGSSVKLNSTVYSGGHVNDFEISADSSRVVYMADSGLSGGNQLFRVPLAGGGVTTVNGAMTAGGAVDSYALAPAGNSIVYVADQTTDDVREIFRAPLASSGAVVRLNETLAIGADIWDYEITSDSQYVFYLADHDRPERNDLYRARLDGSDDPSRLTAMFAGAYTISDLKITDDATRLAFRVDTSGEPEALYSLPVAGGAPIKLNGDQERFHYYDLSADSETAVWRGVELSGGPYEAFSAPLDGSAPPQRLNGPLTPGGEVDDVYISRSGNRVAYTADQDMDDVVELYSAPSGGGAWVKLSRPLVAGGDVEFYDFTGDGQWVAYVADGDTDEVSELYLVPSDGSAAAVKVNAPLVNNGDVNWFQFSPDGGRLFYSADGDVDDRNELYGIALPNPGAPYKINGPLGANNTVYDFDFSSDGALVAYMTLNQSSGQVQLYSVVLPDGAPLKLNGPLAADESVGFFGFSPDDSYVAFTIYRGDYEDAILYRADPLSGNRQLLVDPPTGGVSDFLFTPDSARLIYSVYEDEYTHRELWVVAAAGGAAARVNGPMVAGGGVERYDLSPDGQRVVYSADQEIDQVDELYAATLPDEPAAEMAVYLPVAMR is encoded by the coding sequence ATGTCCCTCATATCCGTCAATCGGTCGCGCACGGCCCGCGTGCTGTTGTTCGTCGTGCTGTTGGCCGGCGTCTCGCTGCTGTCGGCCGCGCCGCAAGCCTACTACAAGCTGAGCACCAACGGCCCGCTGCCCATCGGCGGCGACGTCGGCGATTTTCTCATCAGCGCCGACGGCCAAACCACCGTCTACCGCGCCGGGCAGGAGGTGGACAACCGGCGCGATCTCTATGCCGTCCCCACCGACGGCAGCGGCGACCCGGTCAGGCTCAGCGCTCTGCCGGACAGCGGCCGCAACGTGGACTTTTTCGCCATCAGCCCCGACAACGCCCACGCCGTCTATCTGGCCGACCAGGATACCAACGGCCTGGTCGAATTGTACAGCGTGCCCCTCGACGGTGGGCCGCCGGTCAAACTCAACGGGCCGCTGGTCGAGGACGGCGAGGTCGATTGGTTCCAGATCAGCCCCGACGGCAGCCGGGTGGTCTACCGCGCCGAGGCGGACAGCGCCAATGTCACCGAATTGTTCAGCGCCCCCATCGCCGGCGGCGCGGCGGCCGTCAAGCTGAACGCTCCCCTGCCGCCCGACGGCGCGGCCTATAACTTCGCCATCTCGCCCGACAGCCTCTACGTGGTCTATGTCGGCGACCAGACCACGACCGACGTGGGCGAACTGTATCGCGTGCCCATCGGCGGCGGCGAGCCGGCCAAACTGAATGACCCCCTGCCGCCCGGCGGCAGCGTCTACGACTTCAAGATCAGCCCCGACAGCGCCACCGTCCTCTATCTGGCCGACCAGGACAGTAATGATGTGACCGAGCTATACGCCGTGCCCCTGGTGGACGACGTGGCCGCGTCGCAAAAGATCAATGGCCCGCTGACGCCGGGCGGCAACGTGGGCTTCGGCAGCACGTTCTACATCAGCCCCGACAGCCAACGCGTGATCTATCTGGCCGATCAGGACACCTATAACGTCTTCGAACTGTATAGCGCGCCCATCAGCGGCGGCTCGTGGATCAAGCTGAACGGGCCGCTGACCCCCGGCGGCGGCGTGAACTGGATCTGGCCGCCGCTGATCAGCCCCGACGGCAACCACGTCGTCTATAACGCCGACCAGGATACCAACAACGTCGATGAGATTTTCAGCGTACCCATCGCCGGCGGGCCGCCGGTCAAGCTCAACGGGCCGTTGCTGGCGTTTTTGATCTACGACTTCGCCATCAGCCCCGACAGCAGCCGCGTCGTCTATCGCGCCTATCAGAGCAGCGCCCAGACCAATGAGCTGTATAGCGTGCCGCTGACCGGGGGGTCGTCGGTGAAGCTTAACTCCACGGTCTACTCCGGCGGCCACGTGAACGATTTCGAGATCAGCGCCGACAGCAGCCGCGTGGTCTACATGGCCGATAGCGGTCTGTCGGGCGGCAACCAACTCTTTCGCGTGCCGCTGGCCGGCGGCGGCGTGACGACGGTCAACGGCGCCATGACCGCCGGCGGTGCGGTGGATAGCTACGCCCTGGCCCCGGCCGGCAACAGCATCGTCTACGTGGCCGACCAGACGACCGATGACGTGCGCGAGATCTTCCGCGCCCCGCTGGCCTCGTCCGGCGCGGTGGTGCGCCTCAATGAGACGCTGGCCATCGGCGCGGACATCTGGGATTACGAGATCACCTCCGATAGCCAATACGTCTTCTATCTGGCCGACCACGACCGGCCGGAGCGCAACGACCTCTACCGGGCACGGCTGGACGGCAGCGACGACCCCAGCCGCCTGACCGCGATGTTTGCCGGGGCCTACACGATTAGCGACCTGAAAATCACCGACGACGCGACCCGGCTGGCCTTTCGGGTGGACACCAGCGGCGAACCGGAAGCGCTCTATAGCCTGCCGGTGGCCGGCGGCGCGCCGATCAAGCTGAATGGCGACCAGGAGCGGTTCCATTACTACGACCTCAGCGCCGACAGCGAGACGGCCGTCTGGCGCGGGGTCGAGCTGTCCGGCGGCCCGTATGAGGCGTTCAGCGCGCCGCTGGACGGCAGCGCCCCGCCCCAGCGGCTGAACGGCCCGCTGACCCCCGGCGGCGAGGTTGACGACGTCTACATCAGCCGCAGCGGCAACCGTGTGGCCTACACCGCCGACCAGGACATGGACGATGTGGTTGAACTGTATAGCGCCCCCAGCGGCGGCGGCGCGTGGGTCAAGCTGAGCCGCCCGCTGGTGGCCGGCGGCGACGTGGAGTTCTACGACTTCACCGGCGACGGCCAATGGGTCGCCTACGTGGCCGATGGGGACACGGATGAGGTGAGCGAACTCTACCTCGTGCCCAGCGACGGCAGCGCGGCGGCGGTGAAGGTCAACGCCCCGCTGGTCAACAACGGCGACGTGAATTGGTTCCAGTTCAGCCCCGACGGCGGCCGGCTGTTTTACTCCGCCGACGGCGACGTGGATGATCGCAACGAGCTATATGGCATCGCCCTGCCCAACCCCGGCGCGCCCTACAAGATCAACGGCCCGCTGGGGGCCAACAACACCGTCTACGATTTCGATTTCAGCTCCGACGGGGCGCTGGTGGCCTATATGACCCTTAACCAGAGTAGCGGGCAGGTCCAACTCTATAGCGTGGTCTTACCGGATGGCGCGCCGCTGAAGCTCAACGGCCCGCTGGCGGCCGATGAATCGGTGGGCTTTTTCGGCTTCAGCCCCGACGACAGCTATGTGGCCTTCACGATCTATCGCGGCGACTACGAGGACGCCATTCTCTATCGCGCCGACCCGTTGAGCGGCAACCGGCAACTGCTGGTTGACCCGCCGACCGGTGGCGTCAGCGACTTCCTGTTTACGCCGGACAGCGCCCGGCTGATCTATTCGGTCTACGAAGATGAGTATACCCACCGGGAACTGTGGGTCGTGGCGGCCGCGGGCGGGGCGGCGGCCAGGGTGAACGGCCCCATGGTGGCCGGCGGCGGCGTGGAGCGCTACGACCTCAGCCCCGACGGCCAACGCGTGGTCTACTCCGCCGACCAGGAGATCGACCAGGTGGATGAGCTGTACGCGGCGACCCTCCCCGACGAACCGGCGGCGGAGATGGCCGTCTACCTGCCGGTGGCAATGCGGTAG
- a CDS encoding ATP-grasp domain-containing protein, with product MNDRPITILCLAGYVKGTRFLTAAKDLGATVLLLTKEKLAAEEWPRESIDELLLMPDIHKRPDIIHAVSYLARGRQIDAIVPLDDYEVETAAMLREHLRLPGLGETAARYFRDKLAMRTQARAAGIPVPAFSPTFSYERLAEFMERTPPPWVLKPRSEAGAMGIKKLHTPGEVWDWLGRLGDEQSFFHLEQFIPGDIYHVDSLVYDGQVLYAQPHKYARPPMTVAHDGGVFVSRTLPDGEEARAILELNERLLTAFGLERGATHAEFIRGRDGQFYFLEVAARVGGANIEDLVAAAGGLNLWEEWARMEIAHAQGQPYTVAPTRHAYAGILVCLARQEWPNTWGYDDPEVVYRVDKKHHAGLVVASADAGRVEWLLDSYARRFADDFLAVLPALDKPE from the coding sequence ATGAACGACCGACCGATCACCATTCTCTGCCTGGCCGGCTATGTCAAGGGGACGCGCTTCCTGACGGCCGCCAAAGACCTGGGCGCGACGGTGCTGCTGCTGACGAAGGAGAAGCTGGCCGCTGAAGAGTGGCCGCGCGAGAGCATCGACGAGCTGCTGTTGATGCCCGACATCCACAAGCGGCCCGACATCATCCACGCCGTCAGCTATCTGGCCCGCGGCCGGCAAATCGACGCCATCGTCCCCCTCGACGACTACGAGGTGGAGACGGCGGCCATGCTGCGCGAGCATCTGCGGCTGCCCGGCCTGGGCGAGACGGCCGCCCGCTACTTCCGCGACAAGCTGGCCATGCGCACCCAGGCCCGCGCCGCCGGCATCCCCGTGCCCGCTTTCTCGCCCACCTTCAGCTATGAGCGGCTGGCCGAGTTCATGGAGCGCACGCCGCCGCCCTGGGTGCTGAAGCCGCGCTCCGAGGCCGGGGCGATGGGCATCAAGAAGCTCCACACGCCGGGCGAGGTGTGGGATTGGCTGGGGCGGCTGGGCGATGAGCAATCGTTTTTCCACCTGGAGCAGTTCATCCCCGGCGACATCTACCACGTCGATTCGCTGGTCTACGACGGGCAGGTGCTCTATGCCCAGCCCCACAAGTACGCCCGCCCGCCGATGACCGTGGCCCATGACGGCGGCGTGTTCGTCAGCCGCACGCTGCCCGACGGGGAAGAGGCGCGGGCCATCCTCGAACTGAACGAGCGGCTGCTGACCGCCTTCGGGCTGGAGCGCGGGGCGACCCATGCCGAGTTCATCCGCGGCCGTGATGGGCAATTCTACTTCCTGGAGGTGGCGGCGCGGGTGGGCGGGGCCAATATCGAAGACCTGGTGGCGGCGGCCGGCGGGCTGAACCTGTGGGAGGAGTGGGCGCGGATGGAGATAGCCCACGCCCAGGGGCAACCCTACACCGTGGCCCCCACGCGCCACGCCTACGCCGGCATCCTCGTCTGTCTGGCCCGCCAGGAGTGGCCCAACACCTGGGGCTACGACGACCCGGAGGTGGTCTACCGCGTGGACAAGAAGCACCACGCCGGGCTGGTGGTGGCCTCGGCCGATGCGGGGCGGGTAGAGTGGCTGCTCGACTCGTATGCCCGGCGCTTTGCCGATGATTTTTTGGCGGTGTTGCCGGCGTTGGATAAGCCGGAGTAA